The following are encoded together in the Acipenser ruthenus chromosome 24, fAciRut3.2 maternal haplotype, whole genome shotgun sequence genome:
- the LOC117429597 gene encoding stAR-related lipid transfer protein 5-like, whose product MDYRHIANTVADNLLNYSKDESGWKMCKKTNEVAVFWRPSSEFAGNLYKGEGIINGSPEKVWTCLKPVPDGLRVKWDNNVKKFELIQSIDDEVSVCRTVTPSAAMGIISPRDFVDVVLVKRYEDGTITSNATNVGHPSCPPQPGYVRGFNHPCGCFCVPIPGEPSKTQLFSFFQTDLGGYLPRSVVDSFFPSSMTDFYNNLTKAVKSFKEN is encoded by the exons ATGGATTACAGGCACATTGCAAATACAGTAGCTGATAATCTACTGAACTACAGCAAAGACGAGAGCGGATGGAAAATGTGTAAGAAAACG aatgagGTAGCTGTCTTCTGGAGGCCATCCTCTGAATTTGCAGGAAACTT ATACAAAGGAGAAGGGATAATCAATGGAAGTCCTGAAAAGGTGTGGACGTGTTTGAAACCAGTGCCAGATGGACTCCGAGTGAAGTGGGATAACAATGTCAAAAAATTTGAGCTCATCCAGTCCATTGACGAT GAGGTGTCTGTCTGCAGAACAGTAACTCCGTCGGCAGCAATGGGTATTATTTCTCCAAGAGACTTTGTGGACGTTGTTTTAGTTAAGCGCTATGAAGATGGGACCATCACCTCCAATG CTACCAATGTTGGCCATCCCAGTTGTCCACCTCAGCCAGGCTACGTTAGAGGATTTAACCATCCCTGTGGGTGTTTCTGTGTACCCATTCCTGG GGAGCCAAGTAAGACACAGCTGTTCAGTTTTTTTCAGACTGATCTTGGAGGCTATCTCCCCCGATCTGTGGTGGATTCGTTCTTTCCTTCGAGCATGACTGATTTTTACAACAACCTCACAAAAGCAGTGAAGTCTTTCAAAGAAAATTAA